The following coding sequences are from one Novosphingobium sp. Gsoil 351 window:
- a CDS encoding tetratricopeptide repeat protein, with protein MIMATARRRLYSRICIALALAGCALSAPASAQSDAEVRIKKLEAEVRALQRKVFPGSDGKYFEAEIARPATPVAAPATVTTGPVNDLMGRIDAVEGALARITAQSEDNANRMGKLEARLAAIEGGNAAPVVAPAAATTSADPKPASITGSVASNVAAMAATPAAKPSADRIAAVAAIERPASGDKAEDDYLYGYRLWEAKFYPEAAQQLKATVDKYPKGKRISYARNLLGRAYLDDGKPGTAAQVFLQNYQADKAGDRAADSLLYLGVAMTRLKETKRACVALAEFADTYPGEAAGRLASQYGSAKSAVKCN; from the coding sequence ATGATCATGGCGACAGCGCGGCGGCGACTGTATTCGCGCATCTGCATTGCGCTGGCTTTGGCGGGGTGCGCTCTTTCCGCACCCGCCTCTGCGCAAAGCGACGCCGAGGTCCGCATCAAGAAGCTGGAGGCAGAAGTCCGCGCGCTCCAGCGCAAGGTCTTTCCTGGGTCCGACGGCAAGTATTTCGAGGCCGAGATCGCCCGCCCGGCGACGCCGGTCGCGGCTCCGGCCACGGTCACGACGGGTCCGGTCAACGACCTGATGGGGCGAATCGACGCGGTCGAAGGGGCGCTGGCGCGGATCACCGCGCAGAGCGAGGACAACGCCAACCGGATGGGCAAGCTCGAGGCGCGCCTGGCCGCGATCGAGGGCGGCAATGCGGCCCCCGTCGTCGCGCCCGCCGCGGCCACCACCTCGGCAGACCCGAAGCCGGCTTCGATCACCGGCTCGGTGGCCTCCAATGTGGCAGCGATGGCAGCGACCCCCGCCGCGAAGCCCAGCGCCGACCGCATCGCGGCGGTCGCCGCGATCGAACGGCCGGCCAGCGGCGACAAGGCAGAGGACGACTATCTCTACGGCTATCGCCTGTGGGAGGCGAAGTTCTATCCCGAAGCGGCGCAACAGTTGAAGGCGACGGTCGACAAATACCCCAAGGGCAAGCGTATCAGCTATGCCCGCAACCTGTTGGGCCGCGCCTATCTCGACGACGGCAAGCCCGGCACCGCGGCGCAGGTGTTCCTCCAGAACTACCAGGCCGACAAAGCGGGCGACCGCGCCGCCGACAGCCTGCTCTATCTGGGCGTGGCGATGACCCGGCTGAAGGAAACCAAACGCGCCTGCGTCGCACTGGCCGAGTTCGCCGACACTTATCCCGGCGAGGCGGCGGGGCGGTTGGCGAGCCAGTATGGCAGCGCCAAATCAGCGGTGAAGTGCAATTGA
- the tilS gene encoding tRNA lysidine(34) synthetase TilS, translated as MQVARDVWATLDISGVGLNEESYSGFAASLDALIDSKSRVGLAVSGGPDSLALLLLACAGAPDRFEVATVDHGLRAESVAEAEAVGVLCERFAVPHATLRPVVAATGNLQANARAARYDALGEWAKARGLGAIVTAHHADDQAETLLMRLNRSAGVRGLAGMRACAEVPGHPGLPLLRPLLTWRKAALEAVVAAAGLDPARDPSNADPRFERARVRSELGNSDWLDSAALAASAAHLGEADDALAWAATREWDERVERPGAILVYRPAAPRAVRLRVVERIVAELAHEGAPRGSEIARLVDRLDAGETATLGGVRASSARGIWRFSGAPARRQ; from the coding sequence ATGCAGGTTGCGCGCGATGTCTGGGCTACGCTCGACATCAGCGGGGTTGGGTTGAACGAGGAAAGCTACAGCGGCTTCGCCGCAAGCCTTGACGCGCTGATTGATTCCAAATCCCGCGTCGGCCTGGCCGTCTCCGGCGGCCCCGACAGTCTTGCGCTGCTGCTACTGGCCTGCGCGGGAGCCCCCGACCGCTTCGAGGTCGCCACCGTCGATCACGGCCTGCGCGCCGAGAGCGTTGCAGAAGCCGAAGCAGTCGGTGTGCTGTGCGAACGGTTCGCCGTTCCTCACGCCACCTTGCGCCCCGTCGTCGCAGCAACCGGCAACCTCCAGGCCAACGCCCGCGCCGCGCGTTATGACGCGCTGGGCGAGTGGGCGAAGGCGCGCGGGCTAGGGGCGATCGTCACCGCGCACCATGCCGACGATCAGGCCGAGACGCTGCTGATGCGGCTCAACCGCAGCGCCGGCGTGCGCGGACTGGCGGGGATGCGTGCGTGCGCGGAGGTGCCCGGCCACCCCGGCCTGCCGCTGCTTCGCCCTCTGCTCACCTGGCGCAAGGCCGCGCTCGAGGCAGTGGTCGCCGCGGCCGGGCTCGACCCGGCGCGCGATCCGTCGAATGCGGATCCGCGCTTCGAGCGCGCGCGCGTGCGATCCGAACTGGGCAATTCCGACTGGCTCGATTCCGCCGCTCTCGCCGCCAGCGCCGCTCACCTCGGCGAGGCCGACGATGCGCTTGCCTGGGCCGCGACGCGCGAATGGGATGAGCGTGTCGAGCGCCCCGGCGCGATCCTCGTCTATCGCCCCGCGGCCCCCCGCGCGGTGCGCTTGCGGGTGGTCGAGCGCATCGTGGCCGAGCTCGCCCACGAAGGCGCGCCGCGCGGAAGCGAGATCGCGCGCCTGGTGGACCGCCTCGACGCCGGCGAGACCGCGACCCTGGGCGGCGTGCGGGCTTCGTCCGCACGCGGAATCTGGCGCTTTTCCGGCGCCCCCGCACGTCGCCAATGA
- the ftsH gene encoding ATP-dependent zinc metalloprotease FtsH: MNDDQPPGGNPWIKSLMVWGGIFLALLLVVSMFGPKTDAAASQMRYSDFRAKVAEGSVSEVQIAPDRITGTLKNNTPFSTIPIAGDSGLTKLLDENGVKYAGRAEEQPNLLLYILVQALPFLLILGVAFFAMRQVQKGGGAGGAMGFGKSKAKLLTEKQGRVTFQDVAGIDEAREELEEIVEFLRDPNRFAKLGGQIPKGALLVGSPGTGKTLLARAIAGEAGVPFFTISGSDFVEMFVGVGASRVRDMFEQAKKNAPCIVFIDEIDAVGRHRGHGLGNSNDEREQTLNQLLVEMDGFEANEGIIIIAATNRPDVLDPALLRPGRFDRQVVVPIPDIEGREKILAVHMKKVPLAPDVNPRTIARGTPGFSGADLANLVNEAALLAARRNKRLVAMQEFEDAKDKVMMGAERRSMVMTDDEKKMTAYHEAGHAIVSVFEPASDPIHKATIIPRGRALGMVMRLPERDSYSYHRDKMHANLSVSMGGRVAEELIFGHDKVSSGASSDIQYATSLARNMVTQWGMSDKLGPLQYEQTQEGYLGYGGSQRTMNSDETNKAIDAEIRALVEGAHARASEVLKGNEDKLHLLAQALLEYETLSGDEIKQLLDAGKIDRPDAPTGPVRPVTTVGSAIPKAGRRFGGAGEAAPQGA; the protein is encoded by the coding sequence ATGAACGACGACCAGCCTCCCGGCGGCAACCCCTGGATCAAGAGCCTGATGGTGTGGGGCGGAATTTTCCTCGCCCTGCTGCTTGTGGTCTCGATGTTCGGCCCCAAGACCGATGCCGCGGCCAGCCAGATGCGCTATTCCGACTTCCGCGCCAAAGTCGCCGAGGGCTCGGTCAGCGAGGTTCAGATCGCGCCCGACCGGATCACCGGCACGCTGAAGAACAACACCCCGTTCTCGACCATCCCGATCGCGGGCGACAGCGGGCTGACCAAGCTGCTGGATGAAAACGGCGTGAAATACGCGGGCCGGGCCGAGGAGCAGCCCAACCTGCTGCTCTACATCCTGGTCCAGGCCCTGCCGTTCCTGTTGATTCTGGGCGTGGCGTTCTTCGCGATGCGCCAGGTCCAGAAGGGCGGCGGCGCGGGCGGGGCGATGGGCTTTGGCAAGTCCAAGGCCAAGCTGCTTACCGAAAAGCAGGGGCGGGTGACCTTCCAGGACGTCGCCGGGATCGACGAGGCGCGCGAGGAGCTGGAGGAAATCGTCGAGTTCCTGCGCGATCCCAACCGTTTCGCGAAATTGGGCGGGCAGATCCCCAAGGGTGCTCTGCTGGTCGGCTCGCCCGGCACCGGCAAGACCCTGCTCGCGCGCGCGATCGCGGGCGAGGCGGGCGTGCCGTTCTTCACGATTTCGGGCTCTGACTTCGTCGAGATGTTCGTCGGGGTCGGCGCATCCCGCGTGCGCGACATGTTCGAACAGGCCAAGAAGAACGCGCCGTGCATCGTTTTCATCGACGAGATCGACGCGGTCGGCCGCCATCGCGGCCACGGCCTGGGCAACTCCAACGACGAGCGCGAGCAGACGCTCAACCAGCTGCTGGTCGAAATGGACGGGTTCGAGGCCAACGAGGGCATCATCATCATCGCCGCCACGAACCGCCCCGACGTGCTCGATCCTGCGCTGCTCCGCCCCGGCCGGTTCGACCGCCAGGTCGTGGTGCCGATCCCCGACATCGAGGGCCGCGAAAAGATCCTTGCCGTCCACATGAAGAAGGTGCCGCTGGCCCCCGACGTCAATCCGCGCACGATCGCGCGCGGCACGCCAGGTTTTTCGGGCGCGGACCTCGCCAACCTGGTCAACGAAGCCGCCTTGCTCGCCGCGCGCCGCAACAAGCGGCTGGTCGCGATGCAGGAGTTCGAGGACGCGAAGGACAAGGTCATGATGGGCGCCGAACGGCGCAGCATGGTGATGACCGACGACGAGAAGAAGATGACCGCCTATCACGAGGCCGGCCACGCCATCGTCAGCGTGTTCGAACCCGCGAGCGATCCGATCCACAAGGCCACGATCATTCCGCGCGGCCGCGCCCTCGGCATGGTCATGCGCCTGCCCGAGCGCGACAGCTATTCCTATCATCGCGACAAGATGCACGCGAACCTGTCGGTCAGCATGGGCGGCCGCGTCGCCGAGGAGCTGATCTTCGGCCACGACAAGGTCAGCAGCGGCGCCTCGTCCGACATCCAGTACGCGACCAGCCTGGCGCGCAACATGGTCACCCAGTGGGGCATGTCGGACAAGCTGGGGCCGCTTCAGTACGAGCAGACCCAGGAAGGCTATCTCGGCTACGGCGGCAGCCAGCGGACGATGAATTCGGACGAGACCAACAAGGCGATCGACGCGGAGATCCGCGCGCTGGTCGAGGGGGCGCATGCCCGCGCCAGCGAGGTGCTCAAGGGCAACGAGGACAAGCTCCATCTGCTCGCGCAGGCGCTGCTCGAATACGAGACGCTCAGCGGCGACGAGATCAAGCAGTTGCTCGATGCCGGCAAGATCGACCGCCCCGATGCCCCGACGGGGCCGGTGCGACCCGTGACCACGGTTGGCTCGGCGATCCCCAAGGCCGGTCGCCGCTTCGGCGGCGCGGGCGAGGCGGCGCCGCAGGGGGCGTGA
- a CDS encoding DUF3667 domain-containing protein has translation MSGSEIVGDIAEGALLARAVEPAAGEAPDGHTQETACLNCGTTLCGSHCHSCGQAAHVHKTLAAFFHDLLHGVFHFEGKIWRTLPLLVWRPGLLTREYIDGRRASYVSPIALFLFVVFLTFALFNLAVGPIHVEPSAVIAAKSGGVQAEADAARELATTEARLARARRGAADRRSGKRTGVRS, from the coding sequence ATGAGCGGAAGCGAGATCGTCGGCGATATTGCTGAGGGAGCGCTGCTCGCCCGGGCGGTCGAGCCCGCTGCGGGCGAGGCGCCAGATGGGCACACGCAAGAGACGGCGTGCCTCAACTGCGGGACGACCCTTTGCGGCAGCCACTGTCACTCGTGCGGCCAGGCTGCACATGTCCATAAGACGCTGGCCGCGTTCTTCCACGATCTGCTCCACGGCGTGTTCCACTTCGAAGGCAAGATCTGGCGCACGCTGCCGTTGCTGGTGTGGCGACCGGGGCTGCTCACGCGCGAGTACATCGATGGCCGCCGCGCCAGCTATGTCAGCCCGATCGCACTGTTCCTGTTCGTCGTATTCCTCACCTTCGCGCTGTTCAACCTGGCGGTGGGACCGATCCACGTCGAACCCTCCGCCGTGATCGCCGCCAAGTCCGGCGGCGTTCAGGCCGAGGCCGACGCGGCCCGCGAGCTTGCGACGACCGAGGCCCGGCTCGCGCGCGCGCGCCGCGGGGCGGCCGACCGGCGATCTGGAAAGCGAACTGGTGTTCGATCGTAG
- a CDS encoding glycine zipper 2TM domain-containing protein: MKKLALAAVIGMASIPLASAPAATQTGYRTDREVRECNRELRRADSRAEYRRELRECRRELAKAQRKDNRDWRRYAAYDYNRYEPGYRYYDAQRYYRDGSYYRPYTLSRTDRIYRGNDGRYYCRRNDGTTGLIVGAAVGGLLGNQIARGRSNVLGTIIGAGAGAALGREVERGRVRCN; this comes from the coding sequence GTGAAGAAACTGGCATTGGCCGCCGTGATCGGCATGGCCTCGATCCCATTGGCGAGCGCACCCGCCGCCACGCAGACAGGCTACCGCACCGACCGCGAGGTGCGTGAATGCAACCGCGAGCTGCGCCGCGCCGATTCGCGAGCCGAGTATCGCCGGGAACTGCGTGAGTGCCGCCGCGAACTCGCCAAGGCGCAGCGCAAGGACAACCGCGACTGGCGGCGTTATGCGGCTTACGACTACAACCGCTACGAGCCCGGATACCGGTATTACGATGCCCAGCGCTACTACCGCGACGGCAGCTATTACCGGCCGTACACCCTCAGCCGCACCGACCGCATCTATCGCGGCAACGACGGCCGCTACTATTGCCGCCGCAACGACGGGACGACCGGGCTGATCGTCGGCGCGGCGGTTGGCGGGTTGCTCGGCAACCAGATCGCCCGGGGCAGATCCAACGTGCTCGGCACCATCATCGGTGCAGGCGCCGGCGCCGCGCTGGGCCGCGAGGTCGAGCGAGGCAGAGTGCGCTGCAACTGA
- a CDS encoding ParA family protein: protein MATIAVYSVKGGVGKTTIAANLAWCAATISKRATLLWDLDASGGASFLLDVDPPPRQRAAGLFAHEQEPAALARATAWPGLALLPADASLRALDAALLKIGKKRRLARLIERLDSDYPRIVLDCPPVLNEVSAQVMRAADAVVVPLTPSLLSLRALEQIRADLADNHKRHPPLLPVLSMIDRRRASHRAAILAHPGWPVIPMASAIEQMATRRAPIGAFAPASPAAQAFAALWAIVERRLTRAA from the coding sequence ATGGCGACGATCGCGGTCTACAGCGTTAAGGGCGGAGTCGGGAAAACGACCATCGCCGCCAATTTGGCATGGTGCGCGGCGACGATCTCCAAGCGCGCCACGTTGCTGTGGGACCTCGACGCCTCGGGTGGTGCCAGTTTCCTGCTGGATGTCGATCCGCCGCCGCGTCAGCGCGCCGCCGGGCTGTTCGCGCACGAACAGGAACCCGCCGCCTTGGCCCGTGCCACGGCCTGGCCAGGGCTCGCGCTCCTGCCCGCCGACGCCAGCCTGCGCGCGCTCGATGCGGCGCTGCTCAAGATTGGCAAGAAACGCCGCCTCGCCCGGCTGATCGAGCGGCTCGACAGCGATTACCCGCGGATCGTGCTCGATTGTCCGCCGGTACTCAACGAGGTAAGCGCCCAGGTGATGCGCGCCGCCGATGCGGTGGTCGTGCCGCTCACGCCCTCGCTCCTGTCGCTGCGCGCGCTCGAACAGATCCGCGCGGATCTTGCCGACAACCACAAGCGCCACCCGCCCCTGCTGCCGGTGCTCTCGATGATCGACCGCCGCCGCGCCAGCCACCGCGCGGCGATTCTCGCGCACCCGGGCTGGCCGGTGATTCCCATGGCCAGCGCGATCGAGCAGATGGCCACGCGCCGGGCGCCGATCGGCGCATTCGCCCCGGCGAGCCCGGCGGCCCAAGCCTTCGCCGCGCTGTGGGCGATCGTCGAGCGGCGCCTGACGCGGGCTGCCTGA
- the rpoZ gene encoding DNA-directed RNA polymerase subunit omega, whose amino-acid sequence MARVTVEDCVDKVPNRFDLVLLAATRARAISGGAELTIERDRDKNPVVALREIADETIRPKHLHENLVSSLQKILPDDEDEADAVGSLSQSAEALRITAAAPVRNTSLGADYDG is encoded by the coding sequence ATGGCGCGCGTTACCGTCGAAGATTGTGTCGACAAGGTTCCCAACCGTTTCGACCTCGTCCTGCTCGCCGCGACCCGAGCGCGCGCAATTTCGGGCGGGGCCGAGCTGACGATCGAGCGTGATCGCGACAAGAACCCCGTCGTCGCACTGCGCGAGATCGCCGACGAGACGATCAGGCCCAAGCACCTTCACGAGAACTTGGTCTCGTCGCTGCAGAAGATCCTCCCCGACGACGAGGACGAGGCCGATGCGGTCGGCTCGCTCAGCCAGTCGGCCGAAGCACTGCGGATCACTGCTGCCGCGCCGGTGCGCAACACCTCGCTGGGCGCCGACTACGACGGCTGA